Proteins encoded together in one Thermomonospora curvata DSM 43183 window:
- a CDS encoding CaiB/BaiF CoA transferase family protein produces MSESKQGPLTGIRVIELAGIGPGPFAAMLLADLGAEVIRVDRASAVSGAGQATTDFTNRGKRSIAVDLKSEKGKQVVLRLVEKADVLLEGFRPGVTERLGLGPDDCLAVNPKLVYGRMTGWGQHGRLSQSAGHDIGYIAITGALHAIGRAGGPPQVPMNLLGDFAGGSMYLVVGVLAALLEARISGRGQVVDAAIVDGTAHLTTFIHAFLAGGMWTDERGVNMLDTGAPWYDVYETADGKYVAVGAIEPQFYAEFLRRLGIEDADELPAQHDRAGWPVLRKRFAEAFKTKTRDEWAEIFLPGDACVAPVLSLKEAAEHPYNTEREVFVERDGHLQPAPAPRFSRTPGAISGSPALPGQHTRQVLEEFGFTDVDELLAEGAVAQG; encoded by the coding sequence ATGAGCGAGTCGAAGCAGGGGCCGTTGACGGGCATCCGGGTGATCGAGCTGGCCGGGATCGGACCGGGGCCCTTTGCGGCCATGCTGCTGGCCGACCTGGGAGCCGAGGTGATCCGGGTGGACCGGGCCTCGGCGGTGAGCGGGGCCGGGCAGGCGACCACCGACTTCACCAACCGCGGCAAGCGCTCCATCGCCGTCGACCTCAAGAGCGAAAAGGGCAAGCAGGTCGTGCTGCGCCTGGTGGAGAAGGCCGACGTGCTGCTGGAGGGCTTCCGGCCGGGCGTGACCGAGCGGCTGGGGCTGGGCCCCGACGACTGCCTGGCCGTCAACCCCAAGCTGGTGTACGGGCGGATGACCGGCTGGGGGCAGCACGGGCGGCTGTCGCAGAGCGCCGGGCACGACATCGGCTACATCGCCATCACCGGGGCGCTGCACGCCATCGGCCGGGCCGGCGGGCCGCCGCAGGTGCCGATGAACCTGCTGGGCGACTTCGCCGGCGGCAGCATGTACCTGGTGGTGGGGGTGCTGGCGGCGCTGCTGGAGGCCCGCATCAGCGGACGCGGCCAGGTGGTGGACGCGGCGATCGTGGACGGCACCGCGCACCTGACCACCTTCATCCACGCCTTCCTGGCCGGCGGGATGTGGACCGACGAGCGCGGGGTGAACATGCTCGACACCGGCGCCCCCTGGTACGACGTGTATGAGACCGCCGACGGCAAGTACGTGGCCGTCGGCGCGATCGAGCCGCAGTTCTACGCCGAGTTCCTGCGGCGGCTGGGCATCGAGGACGCCGACGAGCTGCCCGCCCAGCACGACCGGGCCGGCTGGCCGGTGCTGCGCAAGCGGTTCGCCGAGGCGTTCAAGACCAAGACCCGCGACGAGTGGGCCGAGATCTTCCTGCCCGGCGACGCCTGCGTGGCGCCGGTGCTGTCGCTGAAGGAGGCGGCCGAGCACCCCTACAACACCGAGCGCGAGGTCTTCGTCGAGCGGGACGGGCACCTGCAGCCGGCGCCCGCGCCGCGCTTCTCCCGCACCCCGGGCGCCATCTCCGGCTCGCCCGCCCTGCCCGGCCAGCACACCCGCCAGGTGCTGGAGGAGTTCGGCTTCACCGACGTGGACGAGCTGCTGGCCGAAGGGGCCGTCGCCCAGGGCTGA
- a CDS encoding acetyl-CoA C-acetyltransferase, with product MREVVICSPVRTPVGRFGGALRDVPPQRLAATVIAELLKRTGADRIDEVILGQCYPNGEAPAIGRVAALDAGLPVEVPGSQIDRRCGSGLQAVINAVLMVQSGACQTVIAGGVESMSQVEYYATGLRWGRPGAEIKLMDRLDRARVTPGGEHHPVPGGMLETAENVRAKYGIPRAEQDELALRSHQRAVAAQREGRFDAEIVPVEVPGRKETVVVDRDEHPRADTTLEKLAALRPVRAAVDPGATVTAGNASGQNDGAAVCLVTTRQEADRLGLTVRARLVSWAVAGVPPELMGLGPVPATARALEQAGLTLADMDLIELNEAFAAQVLGVTREWGFGAGDFERLNVNGSGISLGHPVGATGCRILATLMYEMERRQARYGLETMCIGGGQGLAAVFERVPA from the coding sequence ATGCGTGAGGTCGTGATCTGCTCGCCCGTCCGCACCCCCGTCGGCAGGTTCGGCGGGGCGCTTCGGGACGTCCCGCCGCAGCGGCTGGCCGCCACGGTCATCGCCGAGCTGCTCAAGCGCACCGGCGCCGACCGGATCGACGAGGTGATCCTCGGCCAGTGCTACCCCAACGGGGAGGCCCCCGCCATCGGCCGGGTGGCGGCCCTGGACGCCGGGCTGCCGGTGGAGGTCCCCGGCAGCCAGATCGACCGGCGCTGCGGCTCGGGCCTGCAGGCGGTCATCAACGCCGTGCTCATGGTGCAGTCGGGGGCCTGCCAGACCGTCATCGCCGGCGGTGTGGAGAGCATGAGCCAGGTGGAGTACTACGCCACCGGGCTGCGCTGGGGCCGCCCCGGCGCGGAGATCAAGCTGATGGACCGGCTGGACCGGGCGCGCGTCACCCCCGGCGGCGAGCACCACCCGGTGCCCGGCGGGATGCTGGAGACCGCCGAGAACGTCCGGGCCAAATACGGCATTCCCCGCGCCGAGCAGGACGAGCTGGCGCTGCGCTCCCACCAGCGGGCGGTGGCCGCCCAGCGGGAGGGACGCTTCGATGCGGAGATCGTCCCGGTGGAGGTGCCCGGCCGCAAGGAGACCGTCGTGGTGGACCGCGACGAGCACCCGCGCGCCGACACCACCCTGGAGAAGCTGGCCGCGCTGCGCCCGGTGCGGGCCGCGGTGGACCCCGGGGCCACGGTCACCGCGGGCAACGCCAGCGGCCAGAACGACGGCGCCGCGGTCTGCCTGGTGACCACCCGCCAGGAGGCCGACCGGCTCGGGCTGACCGTGCGCGCCCGCCTGGTGTCGTGGGCGGTGGCCGGGGTGCCGCCGGAGCTGATGGGGCTGGGGCCGGTGCCGGCCACCGCGCGCGCCCTGGAGCAGGCCGGCCTGACCCTGGCGGACATGGACCTGATCGAGCTGAACGAGGCGTTCGCCGCCCAGGTGCTCGGCGTCACCCGCGAGTGGGGGTTCGGCGCGGGCGACTTCGAGCGGCTCAACGTCAACGGTTCGGGCATCTCGCTGGGCCACCCGGTGGGCGCCACCGGCTGCCGCATCCTGGCCACCCTCATGTATGAGATGGAGCGCCGCCAGGCCCGCTACGGCCTGGAGACGATGTGCATCGGCGGCGGGCAGGGCCTGGCCGCGGTGTTCGAGCGCGTGCCCGCCTGA
- a CDS encoding esterase/lipase family protein: MRRRRMRAWSALAASAVTAAAMLLAAPGTAHADTSPPGANDWTCKPTPQRPRPVVLVHGTFENMAFNWQWLSPVLKRHGYCVFALNYGGKTPESPIQGTEDIPTSAGQLAAFVDAVLKATGAAEVDIIGHSQGGMMPRYYVRFLGGADKVHHLIGLAPSNYGTTFWGLVVEGGLMRLTELAVRLAPAVGQQIEGSQFLRKLNDGGDTVPGVVYTVIASRYDEVVTPYTNSFLKDGRARNLTIQDLCPLNPVEHLAIIWDKPTQLVILNTLAGLDPRTPVECAFPRP, from the coding sequence ATGCGCCGCCGCAGAATGCGCGCCTGGAGCGCCCTGGCCGCCTCGGCCGTCACCGCCGCCGCGATGCTCCTGGCGGCGCCCGGCACCGCCCACGCCGACACCTCCCCGCCCGGCGCCAACGACTGGACCTGCAAGCCCACCCCGCAGCGGCCCCGCCCCGTGGTGCTGGTCCACGGAACGTTCGAGAACATGGCGTTCAACTGGCAGTGGCTGTCGCCGGTGCTCAAACGCCACGGCTACTGCGTCTTCGCCCTCAACTACGGCGGCAAGACCCCCGAGTCCCCCATCCAGGGGACCGAGGACATCCCCACCTCCGCCGGGCAGCTGGCCGCCTTCGTCGACGCCGTGCTGAAAGCCACCGGGGCCGCCGAGGTCGACATCATCGGGCACTCCCAGGGCGGCATGATGCCCCGCTACTACGTGCGCTTTCTGGGCGGCGCCGACAAGGTCCACCACCTGATCGGGCTGGCGCCGTCCAACTACGGCACCACCTTCTGGGGCCTGGTCGTCGAAGGCGGCCTGATGCGGCTGACCGAGCTGGCGGTGCGGCTGGCACCGGCCGTCGGCCAGCAGATCGAGGGTTCACAGTTCCTGCGCAAGCTCAACGACGGCGGCGACACCGTGCCCGGCGTCGTCTACACCGTCATCGCCAGCAGGTACGACGAGGTGGTGACCCCCTACACCAACTCCTTCCTCAAGGACGGGCGGGCCCGCAACCTCACCATCCAGGACCTGTGCCCGCTCAACCCCGTCGAGCACCTGGCCATCATCTGGGACAAGCCCACCCAGCTGGTCATCCTCAACACGCTGGCCGGGCTGGATCCCCGCACCCCTGTGGAGTGCGCCTTCCCCAGGCCGTGA
- a CDS encoding carboxyl transferase domain-containing protein — protein MAEVQVTAPMHGTVESVEAKEGQAVAAGGPLVVLEAMKMQHVVEAPTAGIVRRLPVAPGDTVAEGDPVAYLEPAAVEEQAPAAEDGRPDGTAEEEIREDLAEVIRRHEIGLDAARPQAVARRRATGRRTARENIADLCDPGTFTEYGALVIAAQRRRRPVEELIERTPADGLVAGIGEINGRQAVVMSYDYMVLAGTQGAMNHLKKDRMFELAARRRLPVVLFAEGGGGRPGDTDTPTVSGLDTMAFHLFARLSGQVPLVGIAAGRCFAGNAALLGCCDVVIATADANIGMGGPAMIEGGGLGSYTPEQIGPISVQVPNGVVDLPVADEAEAVAVARRYLSYFQGPAPQWDAPDQRRLRSLIPQDRRRVYDVRAVIETLADTGSVLELRKGFGAGIITALVRIEGRPYGLIANNPAHLGGAIDRDAADKAARFLQLCDAHGLPVVSLCDTPGFMVGPDAEQTATVRHFSRLFVTGAHLRVPICMVILRKAYGLGAQAMAGGSLRVPLATVAWPTGELGGMGLEGAVRLGFRRELEAIADPAERQATFDALVAAAYEQGKALNAATVFEIDDVIDPADTRRWITTALRDVPLESARRAFIDTW, from the coding sequence GTGGCAGAAGTCCAGGTCACCGCGCCGATGCACGGCACGGTCGAGAGCGTGGAGGCGAAAGAGGGGCAGGCCGTGGCGGCGGGCGGCCCGCTGGTGGTGCTGGAGGCGATGAAGATGCAGCACGTCGTCGAGGCGCCCACCGCCGGGATCGTGCGCCGGCTGCCGGTCGCGCCCGGCGACACCGTCGCCGAGGGCGACCCGGTCGCCTACCTGGAGCCCGCCGCCGTCGAGGAGCAGGCGCCCGCCGCCGAGGACGGGCGGCCGGACGGCACGGCGGAGGAGGAGATCAGGGAGGACCTCGCCGAGGTGATCCGGCGGCACGAGATCGGCCTGGACGCCGCCCGGCCCCAGGCCGTGGCCCGCCGGCGCGCCACCGGCCGGCGCACCGCCCGCGAGAACATCGCCGACCTGTGCGATCCGGGCACCTTCACCGAGTACGGCGCGCTGGTCATCGCCGCGCAGCGGCGCCGCCGCCCCGTCGAAGAGCTGATCGAGCGCACCCCCGCCGACGGCCTGGTGGCCGGGATCGGCGAGATCAACGGCCGCCAGGCGGTGGTCATGTCGTATGACTACATGGTCCTGGCCGGCACCCAGGGGGCGATGAACCATCTCAAAAAAGACCGCATGTTCGAGCTGGCGGCCCGGCGGCGCCTGCCGGTGGTGCTGTTCGCCGAGGGCGGCGGCGGACGGCCGGGCGACACCGACACCCCCACCGTCTCCGGCCTGGACACCATGGCCTTCCACCTGTTCGCCCGGCTCAGCGGGCAGGTGCCGCTGGTGGGCATCGCCGCCGGGCGCTGCTTCGCCGGCAACGCCGCCCTGCTGGGCTGCTGCGATGTGGTCATCGCCACCGCCGACGCCAACATCGGCATGGGCGGCCCGGCGATGATCGAAGGCGGCGGGCTCGGCAGCTACACCCCCGAGCAGATCGGCCCGATCTCGGTGCAGGTCCCCAACGGGGTGGTGGACCTGCCGGTCGCCGACGAGGCCGAGGCGGTCGCGGTGGCCCGCCGCTACCTGTCCTACTTCCAGGGCCCGGCACCGCAGTGGGACGCGCCGGACCAGCGGCGGCTGCGGTCCCTGATCCCGCAGGACCGCCGCCGCGTCTACGACGTGCGGGCGGTGATCGAAACCCTCGCCGACACCGGCTCGGTGCTGGAGCTGCGCAAAGGGTTCGGCGCCGGGATCATCACCGCGCTGGTGCGCATCGAGGGCCGCCCCTACGGGCTGATCGCCAACAACCCCGCCCACCTGGGCGGCGCCATCGACCGGGACGCCGCCGACAAGGCCGCCCGCTTCCTGCAGCTGTGCGACGCCCACGGCCTGCCGGTGGTGTCGTTGTGCGACACCCCCGGCTTCATGGTCGGCCCGGACGCCGAGCAGACCGCCACCGTGCGGCATTTCTCCCGCCTGTTCGTGACCGGCGCGCACCTGCGGGTGCCGATCTGCATGGTGATCTTGCGCAAGGCCTATGGGCTGGGCGCCCAGGCGATGGCCGGCGGCAGCCTGCGGGTGCCGCTGGCCACGGTGGCCTGGCCGACCGGGGAACTGGGCGGCATGGGGTTGGAAGGGGCGGTCCGGCTGGGGTTCCGCCGGGAACTTGAGGCGATCGCCGACCCGGCCGAGCGGCAGGCGACCTTCGATGCGCTGGTGGCGGCCGCCTACGAGCAGGGCAAGGCGCTGAACGCGGCCACCGTCTTCGAAATCGACGACGTGATCGACCCGGCCGACACCCGGCGCTGGATCACCACAGCCCTGCGCGACGTCCCCCTGGAGTCCGCCCGCCGCGCCTTCATCGACACCTGGTGA
- a CDS encoding substrate-binding and VWA domain-containing protein: protein MSLFVILVVAIVIVSVVALVKAVSGGGCGTGGITLNLVTSPEKAGIVRRAAEDYSGREVDGRCVHVAVQVKSSGEAMSALARGWDAQTDGPVPDVWSPAGSGWVTLLRHRLAQSERRLDLLPEQSQGIAAAPLVIAMPKPMAQALGWPDRELGWSDLLKLARDRRGWGAVGHPEWGEFRMGKTNPGFSTSGLNATVGAYYAAAGKTSGLTAADLRRAGVQAAVRTLENSVVHYGDTTLTFLEGLQRADDAGAGLSYVSAVAVEEMSVHYYNQGNPTGDPAQAGKHPKPKTPLVAIYPKEGTLVSDHPYVILRTIAPGKRRAAEDFLSYLRGERVQRAFRADGFRGFDNRPGEVIKEADGLLPDRPRKTLAPPDPEVLDGVLRSWESLRKRANVLFLVDVSGSMAEPLPGTGRTRMQQAQRALRQAVDDFVAVDRVGLWEFSTDLGGGRDYRPLVPIRPMSTPGHRERLREQIAALRPRGDTGLYDSTLAAFRHVRAVRQDGAINSVVVLTDGRNDDPGGGLSLEELLKELDGADGVRIFTIAYGAGADGGALKKISEATDAAAYDSRDPATLDKVLTQVVSNF from the coding sequence ATGTCGCTCTTCGTCATCCTGGTCGTCGCCATCGTCATCGTGTCCGTGGTGGCGCTGGTCAAGGCGGTGAGCGGTGGCGGGTGCGGCACCGGTGGGATCACGCTGAACCTGGTCACCTCCCCGGAGAAGGCGGGGATCGTCCGCCGGGCGGCTGAGGACTACTCCGGCCGCGAGGTGGACGGCCGGTGCGTGCACGTCGCCGTCCAGGTCAAGTCCTCCGGCGAGGCGATGAGCGCGCTGGCGCGCGGCTGGGACGCCCAGACCGACGGGCCGGTGCCGGATGTGTGGTCACCGGCCGGCTCCGGCTGGGTCACCCTGCTGCGGCACCGGCTCGCCCAGTCCGAACGCCGCCTGGATCTGCTGCCGGAGCAGAGCCAGGGGATCGCCGCGGCGCCCCTGGTGATCGCCATGCCCAAGCCGATGGCGCAGGCCCTGGGCTGGCCGGACCGGGAACTGGGCTGGTCGGACCTGCTGAAGCTGGCGCGCGACCGGCGGGGCTGGGGCGCGGTCGGGCACCCGGAGTGGGGAGAGTTCCGCATGGGCAAGACCAACCCCGGCTTCTCCACCTCCGGGCTGAACGCCACGGTCGGGGCCTACTACGCCGCCGCGGGCAAAACCAGCGGCCTGACCGCCGCCGACCTGCGGCGCGCCGGCGTCCAGGCGGCCGTGCGGACCCTGGAGAACTCCGTCGTCCACTACGGCGACACCACGCTGACCTTCCTGGAAGGGCTGCAGCGCGCCGACGACGCCGGCGCCGGGCTGTCGTATGTGTCGGCCGTGGCGGTGGAGGAGATGTCGGTCCACTACTACAACCAGGGCAACCCCACCGGGGACCCGGCCCAGGCCGGCAAACATCCCAAGCCGAAGACGCCGCTGGTGGCCATCTACCCCAAGGAAGGAACGCTGGTCTCCGACCACCCCTATGTCATCTTGCGCACCATCGCCCCCGGCAAGCGCCGCGCCGCCGAGGATTTCCTGTCCTACCTGCGCGGTGAGCGGGTGCAGCGGGCCTTCCGCGCCGACGGCTTCCGCGGCTTCGACAACCGGCCCGGCGAGGTGATCAAGGAGGCCGACGGGCTGCTGCCGGACCGGCCGCGCAAGACGCTCGCCCCGCCGGACCCCGAGGTGCTGGACGGGGTGCTGCGCAGCTGGGAGTCGTTGCGCAAGCGGGCCAACGTGCTGTTCCTGGTGGATGTGTCCGGCTCGATGGCCGAACCGCTGCCGGGCACCGGCCGCACCAGGATGCAGCAGGCCCAGCGCGCGCTCCGGCAGGCCGTCGACGACTTCGTCGCAGTGGACCGCGTGGGACTGTGGGAGTTCTCCACCGATCTGGGCGGCGGCCGCGACTACCGCCCGCTCGTCCCGATCAGGCCGATGAGCACCCCCGGGCACCGGGAGCGGCTGCGCGAGCAGATCGCCGCACTGCGCCCGCGCGGCGACACCGGGCTGTACGACAGCACGCTGGCGGCCTTCCGGCACGTGCGGGCCGTCCGCCAGGACGGGGCGATCAACTCGGTGGTGGTGCTCACCGACGGCCGCAACGACGACCCCGGCGGCGGGCTGTCGCTGGAGGAACTGCTGAAGGAGCTGGACGGCGCCGACGGAGTGCGGATCTTCACCATCGCCTACGGCGCCGGAGCCGACGGCGGGGCGCTGAAGAAGATCTCCGAGGCCACCGACGCCGCCGCCTACGACTCCCGCGACCCGGCCACCTTGGACAAGGTGCTGACCCAGGTGGTCTCCAACTTCTGA
- a CDS encoding DUF1707 SHOCT-like domain-containing protein, with the protein MTDLPDRRIPADPRDLRASDADREQVAQRLREAAGDGRINLEELEERLTAAYTARTYGELEALTRDLPGGAVPAFGPVPPGQRITGGEPTSRTGIAIMSEFKRRGPWTAPRRFTGFAFWGGGTIDLTEARFSEPELRINAFAIMGGIDVIVPEDLEVTVRGLGIMGAFDDKATGPGAPGAPKVVVGGFSFWGGVTVKRRKKKELKKAED; encoded by the coding sequence ATGACCGATCTTCCCGACCGCCGGATCCCCGCCGACCCGCGGGATCTGCGGGCCTCCGACGCCGATCGCGAGCAGGTGGCCCAGAGGCTGCGCGAGGCCGCCGGTGACGGCCGGATCAACCTCGAGGAACTGGAGGAGCGGCTGACCGCCGCCTACACCGCCCGTACCTATGGGGAGCTGGAAGCGCTCACCCGCGACTTGCCGGGCGGCGCCGTGCCCGCCTTCGGCCCCGTGCCGCCCGGCCAGCGCATCACCGGTGGCGAGCCCACCTCCCGGACCGGTATCGCGATCATGAGCGAGTTCAAGCGGCGGGGGCCCTGGACGGCGCCGCGCCGCTTCACCGGGTTCGCCTTCTGGGGCGGCGGGACGATCGACCTGACCGAGGCCCGCTTCAGCGAGCCGGAACTGCGGATCAACGCCTTTGCCATCATGGGTGGCATCGACGTCATCGTCCCCGAGGACCTGGAGGTCACCGTGCGGGGGCTGGGCATCATGGGCGCCTTCGACGACAAGGCCACCGGGCCGGGCGCGCCCGGGGCGCCCAAGGTGGTGGTCGGCGGCTTCTCCTTCTGGGGCGGCGTGACGGTCAAGCGCCGCAAGAAGAAGGAGCTCAAGAAGGCAGAGGACTGA
- a CDS encoding phosphotriesterase family protein, producing the protein MTTVETVRGAVDVAALGRTYMHEHVFVLSTEHVHNYGLGGWWDEEERVADAVAKLRDLAAQGVSTIADPTVWGLGRYIPRIQRIAEQVPELNIIVATGLYSYDQLPFQLHYRGPDTLLGGPEPLVEMFVRDLTEGIADTGVKAAFLKCCVEAQGLTPGVTRILRAVAAAHRETGAPITVHTSAAAQTGRPALELLGKEGVDPSKVVIGHAGDSNDLDYLMELADTGAILGMDRFGLDVFNPTEQRVATVAALCERGYADRMVLSHDASCYMDWFGPDPESLRSMAPNWHYGHIGRDVLPALRAAGVSEAQIEQMLVGNPRRYFSGA; encoded by the coding sequence ATGACCACCGTGGAGACCGTCAGGGGCGCCGTCGACGTCGCCGCACTGGGCCGGACGTACATGCACGAGCATGTGTTCGTCCTGTCCACCGAGCATGTGCACAACTACGGCCTCGGCGGCTGGTGGGACGAGGAGGAGCGGGTCGCCGACGCGGTGGCCAAGCTGCGCGACCTGGCCGCGCAGGGGGTCTCCACGATCGCCGACCCGACGGTGTGGGGGCTGGGCCGCTACATCCCGCGCATCCAGCGCATCGCCGAGCAGGTGCCGGAGCTGAACATCATCGTGGCCACCGGCCTGTACTCCTACGATCAGCTGCCCTTCCAGCTGCACTACCGCGGCCCGGACACGCTGCTGGGCGGCCCGGAGCCGCTGGTGGAGATGTTCGTGCGCGACCTGACCGAGGGCATCGCCGACACCGGCGTCAAGGCGGCCTTCCTCAAGTGCTGCGTGGAGGCCCAGGGCCTGACCCCCGGCGTCACCCGCATCCTGCGCGCGGTGGCCGCCGCCCACCGGGAGACCGGGGCGCCGATCACCGTGCACACCTCGGCCGCCGCGCAGACCGGACGGCCGGCGCTGGAGCTGCTCGGCAAGGAGGGCGTGGACCCCTCCAAGGTCGTCATCGGCCACGCCGGCGACAGCAACGACCTGGACTACCTGATGGAGCTGGCCGACACCGGCGCGATCTTGGGGATGGACCGCTTCGGGCTGGATGTGTTCAACCCCACCGAGCAGCGCGTGGCCACCGTCGCGGCGCTGTGCGAGCGGGGGTACGCCGACCGGATGGTGCTCAGCCATGACGCCAGCTGTTACATGGACTGGTTCGGCCCCGACCCGGAGTCGCTGCGCAGCATGGCCCCCAACTGGCACTACGGGCACATCGGCCGGGACGTGCTGCCCGCGCTGCGCGCCGCCGGGGTCAGTGAGGCCCAGATCGAGCAGATGCTGGTGGGCAACCCCCGCCGTTACTTCAGCGGCGCCTGA
- a CDS encoding TetR/AcrR family transcriptional regulator: MAGDRRPAGARTSPTERRILAAAVHLFAEHGFDGTSVQQIVERAQITKGGLYHYFGSKQDLLQEIYQSLISRQLQDLERILAAGLDPPATVRAVIEALVISTAEHIDEAKVFARELNRLDPARLAAVRAERRRYHTAFRDLIERGQREGVFSRVAPADTVTLIVFGMVNEMPRWYRADGPKPASRFAAEVADFVLTALRPR, translated from the coding sequence ATGGCCGGTGACAGACGGCCCGCCGGCGCGCGGACGTCGCCGACGGAGCGGCGCATTCTGGCCGCCGCCGTGCACCTGTTCGCCGAGCACGGCTTCGACGGCACCTCCGTGCAGCAGATCGTGGAACGGGCCCAGATCACCAAGGGCGGCCTCTACCACTACTTCGGCTCCAAGCAGGACCTGCTGCAGGAGATCTACCAGTCGCTGATCAGCCGCCAGCTGCAGGACCTGGAGCGCATCCTGGCGGCCGGGCTGGACCCGCCCGCCACCGTGCGGGCGGTGATCGAGGCGCTGGTGATCTCCACCGCCGAGCACATCGACGAGGCCAAGGTCTTCGCCCGGGAGCTGAACCGCCTCGACCCGGCCCGCCTGGCCGCGGTGCGCGCCGAGCGGCGCCGCTACCACACCGCCTTCCGCGACCTCATCGAACGGGGCCAGCGCGAGGGGGTGTTCTCCCGCGTCGCCCCCGCCGACACCGTGACGCTGATCGTCTTCGGCATGGTCAACGAGATGCCCCGCTGGTACCGGGCCGACGGTCCCAAACCCGCCTCCCGTTTCGCCGCCGAGGTCGCCGACTTCGTCCTGACCGCCCTGCGGCCCCGCTGA
- a CDS encoding malonic semialdehyde reductase: protein MTAPTVQDDTAAQELALDPFAQDLLFRQARTANAFTDEPVTDEQVRAIYELVKWGPTAMNSQPLRLVAVRSKEARERLIKHLSPGNRDKTATAPLTLIVAADNDFHEHLPTVFPHAPNAKDAFADPEARAGAARFNAAIQLGYLIVGIRAAGLAAGPMTGFDADGLSAEFFPDGRHRAIAVVNVGKPGPNAWFDRNPRLDYEQVVTTV from the coding sequence ATGACGGCACCCACCGTGCAGGACGACACCGCCGCGCAGGAGCTGGCCCTGGACCCCTTCGCCCAGGACCTGCTGTTCCGCCAGGCGCGCACCGCCAACGCCTTCACCGACGAACCGGTCACCGACGAGCAGGTGCGGGCGATCTACGAGCTGGTGAAGTGGGGGCCCACCGCGATGAACTCCCAGCCGCTGCGGCTGGTGGCGGTGCGCAGCAAGGAGGCCCGCGAGCGGCTGATCAAGCACTTGTCCCCGGGCAACCGGGACAAGACCGCCACCGCGCCGCTGACGCTGATCGTCGCCGCCGACAACGACTTCCACGAGCACCTGCCGACGGTGTTCCCGCACGCCCCCAACGCCAAGGACGCCTTCGCCGACCCCGAGGCCCGGGCCGGTGCGGCCCGTTTCAACGCCGCCATCCAGCTGGGCTACCTGATCGTGGGCATCCGCGCCGCCGGGCTGGCGGCCGGCCCGATGACCGGTTTCGACGCCGACGGCCTGTCTGCGGAGTTCTTCCCCGACGGCCGCCACCGGGCCATCGCCGTGGTCAACGTCGGCAAGCCCGGCCCCAACGCCTGGTTCGACCGCAACCCGCGCCTGGACTACGAGCAGGTCGTCACCACCGTCTGA